A stretch of DNA from Lotus japonicus ecotype B-129 chromosome 4, LjGifu_v1.2:
TGCATTAATTGTCTTGGGAAAACAAGATACCAAAAATAGTAAGAGTCTTTTACTCAAAACAGAGAAAAATTGTCATCATGGGGATGTAGCTCAGATGGTAGAGCGCTCGCTTAGCATGCGAGAGGTACGGGGATCGATACCCCGCATCTCCATTTCTGTTGTTTTTCGTTTAtacagatttttttatttttttgaagtgTTTAAAGAACGATACTGGATTTATGGTTGGGAGCCCAAAGTTAATTGGTATTGGGCCCATCTGTTAGTGGTTATAAAATAATTGATTCGACCAAAAAAATAAGTTGActcaaaaactgattttatttttattatagttttaaaagATTAGGGATTCATTTATCTTTTACTTACAAAAtaagaattattttttatttaataattcaCTAGAAATTATATTGATTATTTTAGAAACTACTCAAAATAACTTTAAAAGAACAATTTTCTGTTTTTTATAAATGATTTTCTTCAAAAACCCACAAACACataaaaatatacataaatgattacttttttaaaataaataattatttaatgaaACAAGCAATGAGAAAGGGGTTCATTATGATAAGCGTCCAAGCATATGATATGGAATGGTTTCATACATGAATTTTGATATTACTTTGGTCTTATTATGGTGAGTCTCTGTACATGAGTTGATATTTTTGTCATATTTAGTGTTGTTCAAATAAGCACGCCTCTTTCTCTTTGTATTATTGAATTGATGTTTAGAGAGCACAATTGAAAAAAGCACAATTGTAAGCATGTAACAATATTGGCTATTTGGTGGGTTTCTTTTTTACTTATTTTGGTGATTAGTTTAGTGAAATTAAGATTTGCAACTTGATATGGTTTAAGCTACAATAAGTTCGGGCTGACACACAAATGCATTAGCGGCGGGTTTTTAACTACTATAAATATTTCCGACAGTTAAATATCTTGTTCtatctattaattacattcacAATTTTAAAAGATAACTTAAAGAAGCAAATTGAACAAAGATGACATTACCATGAAAAATGAGTAAATTATTTACCACTAGTTTGCAAGTTGTATAAGACCACAATTATTCCGTGCAAGTTAAATGACACTTGCATTAATTATTAAAGTCACTCTTTTATGATAAATAAGTGATTCACTGAAatgaaaaagtataattatttAAGTGTTGGAGTTCTCCCTATAAATAGAGCACcttgaatcaatttttgcatcaaagcAATACAAGCTTGAGTTACATTTTGGagagaaaataaagtaatgtttttCCAATGATGTTCTCTTAGTGTACATTCTATTATTTCAAAAGAGAGAACAATTTATTCTCTCCTAATACTTAAGAGAGATATATTATAAATTATTCTCTCCgtagttttttcttttcttatctatTGAGGTTCTTCACGTGAAATAATATTGTGCATCATTTCCTACTCTgttgtcttttattttattttagttccATGATATTTGCCTACTCTAGTATCAAACAACAGTTAGCTCAAACAATACAAAAGCAGTATGTGACAATTGAtaaactgatgaagaagaacaacATATTTCATATTTGGGACCATCATTTACTAATTTTAAGATTAAAGAGGTAAAGCAGATAACCGAAAGTTGCATTATCATTATTCAGTGCATTAATCACAGATGAGGAAAGTGATGGatatacatatatttttttggtacatatatAATAGAAGTACCTTATATTCTTATTTTATATATTACACTTGACCCGATTTTAGTGAACAATTATATAATCAAATACCCGACCCGATTTTGGGTATATTCTAAAACTTAAAATAATTGTTTTCAATCATCCACTTAAGGTTCCAGTAGTTAGAATCGCCTTTGTAGGCCCAATAAGCCCATCCAAATGTGGCCCGAGAGTACACCTTAACTTGGGCCTGTGTAAATTTTTGGAAATCTTTCTTTGATGCTCCCCGCACTTTCCAGTCACCACTCCATTCCCCTGCCAGATTCAACCACCACAATTATTAACCATGGTTATGTTATGCTATATACATTGGGTAAATCTATCAATCTAAAGAAACCCAATCACCTAActgatttattttttcatttaccCTTTTATACATATGCTTTTCAATGAATTATTTTTGGATTCTAAGCAGTTTACTCAAAAAAATGGTTGAAAACTTACCAACAAATGTGAGGGGTCCATTAGATGTGGTTAGAGAGGCAAGTTCCGAAGCTCTATGATTTTTAATGTAATCAATGTTCTGCTGCACATTCatgttggagaattgattcgaGAAGAGATTGTAGTAATGAACATCCATGACAACTCCACTGAAACCTCTAGCAAACGGAAGGAGCACTTTTGGATCTCTATCCAGAGGACTAGACATGATTACATAAGCACTAGATGTGTGTTTCCGTACAGCATCATAACCTGCTTGATAATAACTTTTAAGGCTTTGCAGATTCACACCTTGAGGCTCATTCATCAGCTCTATTGCAATTAGGCTCTCACTGTTAGCATATCTGGAAAGCAATTTTATAGTAAGTAAATGGGACTAGGAACAATTTTATAATAAGTTTGGTTTCACTGTGAAAAATGTTGTTTAATCATTACCAATATAATTTGAAGCTACAAGGTTTAGCTTATTATTAAATGTGCATTGAACTATATATAAATCCTTATATTAACACAATGACAACATCACTGATGTGAAGTATATTTAGTGTCGGCACACTCACTTTTGTAGTTGTTTTAGACCACCGTAAAGTGAAAGTTTTAAAGAAGATGATAAAACACGTTTAGTGATCCTTTAAAACCTTTACAAAGGCTGGTATCTCACTAATGTCAGCAAAAGTTTCACGGTTCACAAAACATTGATGTTCACAATAAGAGTTTATTTTACACAATTCAACATACTGATTAATGTGTTTATGGACAAACATGATGACAAATATTTTTATAGGATATTGAAAGGGACGTATACTCAAAATTATGTACCTTTCAGCTAGAAAATCTATAGTTGCCACAGTATCAGGTATGTATGACTCTCCCCATTCTCTATATCCATCTCTTGAAGCACTGTGAGGTTGTCCATTTTGTGAGCCTTGAACAGCATGCAGGTCCACAATTACTTTCATTCCATGCTTTCTGCAAATTACATTAAGTGTGATTCATGAACATTGATGGAGGTCAAAGTGtctttttcttcatatctcatGCTCTACCACTAGTACTAATAAATTAGACTAGGTACCAGCCCTTAAATTAATTAGTGCTCTTACTGTGCCCATGTGAATGCATTGTCTAATACTGCCAAAGATCCCCCCACAAATGGCTTTGGTGGTGTTGGGTCCTTAGCTATCCACCACCCAACAGGGATTCTGACAGCATTTAAGCCATTTTCTGACATGAATTTGAAATCATCTTCTGTGATGTATTTGTTCCAATGATCCTGCATGCCCAACATAATTCTATCAATCAATTAAAACCTGCTTTGACTTTAATTGCTAGTGCTTGTTCTCTTCAAAGGTGAGATTTTTAGTATGTTTCGATGAACATTAGCAAAATTAGTTATGCACATAATTGATTTTACTAAAATTATACTCCTATATAAAAAAAGCCTTTGTAGGTAAATGATATGAAATTAAATTGTAAAATCTCAAATTTAGTTATGTTTAACACAGAAACAACTATTTATTGTGGTAAGTAGAAATGATTCTGCTTTACTGGTACATCCAACCAAACATCATCCAAACATGCTCTTATATTTCATAGAATCAATTCTATAACCTAGAAGTTATTTGGAGAACCTTTACTCCAATCCTCTAAATTGACTgatttttcaattaattatagAAGGACTTTCAAATATGCACTTAATTACCCGCATAATTTTGGAAGCTTTGTCTGGACCATAACCATTTGTAAGTTGGTATTCTCCTTTTAATACGGTGTTTGTCAAAACAGTCATTTTGAAGACTGAAGGGTCACTGTCCTCCCAACTATCCTCCCAAGTAGATACTTCATAATCTGCTGTCATTAGAGTCTCCCCTGTGGCCTGATGAACAATTTTAAGAGTATAGAAACATCAAAAG
This window harbors:
- the LOC130713600 gene encoding probable glucan 1,3-beta-glucosidase A yields the protein MMGNQFFCLKLLLAFYLSSCHYVSVAHTENSFLPLKAVNLGNWLVTEGWMKPSLFDGITNKDLLDGTQVQFMSTKLQKYLCAENGGGDVVVANRTKPYGWETFRLWRVNESTFNFRVSHKQFVGLEDENGGSKLVATSDIPTNMETFQIVRNDGDPSRIRIRAPNGLFLQATGETLMTADYEVSTWEDSWEDSDPSVFKMTVLTNTVLKGEYQLTNGYGPDKASKIMRDHWNKYITEDDFKFMSENGLNAVRIPVGWWIAKDPTPPKPFVGGSLAVLDNAFTWAQKHGMKVIVDLHAVQGSQNGQPHSASRDGYREWGESYIPDTVATIDFLAERYANSESLIAIELMNEPQGVNLQSLKSYYQAGYDAVRKHTSSAYVIMSSPLDRDPKVLLPFARGFSGVVMDVHYYNLFSNQFSNMNVQQNIDYIKNHRASELASLTTSNGPLTFVGEWSGDWKVRGASKKDFQKFTQAQVKVYSRATFGWAYWAYKGDSNYWNLKWMIENNYFKF